GCTCGATGTCGCCGCGCAGCGCGGCCACCGCGGCGCCGATCGCGTCGTCGGTGACCGCGTCGGCGGAAACTTCCTGCAGCAGTTCGCCTTCGGCGTCATCGGTGGTGGTGGACTGCCCCAGCCGGATCGTGGCGGTGTAGGTCTTCGACGCCCCCGCCACCAGGCCCAGGATCTTGGTGGCCCGCTCGATGCCGATCACCAGCACCCCGGTGGCCATCGGATCCAACGTGCCGGCGTGCCCCACCTTGCGGGTGCCGAAGATGCGGCGGCAGCGGCCGACGACGTCGTGACTGGTCATCCCACCCGGCTTGTCGACGATCACCAATCCGGGCGCTGGGACCTGCTTGCTCACAACACGATCGCCGTCAGCGCCAGCCCGTCGGTGACCGACCAGCGGCCCCGCAGCGTGGCCAGGGGTGGCCCCGACTTGGCGACCGGGTCGATCAGGATCCTGGAGGTGAACCGGCCCGACGCACCGGAGTCGTCGACCTCGAAGCTGATGTGGGCGTCCTCGAACCCCAGCCAGCGCTCCGTCAGCGGGAACCAGGCCTTGTAGGTGGCCTCCTTGGCGCAGAACAGGATTCGGTCCCAGTGCAGGCCGGCCGGCAGCGCCGAGATCTCGGTCCGCTCGACGTCCAGGCTGATCGCGCCCAGCACGCCGTCGGGCAGCACGTCGTGCGGTTCGGCGTCGATGCCGACGGACCGCACCGTGGTGCTCGACCCCACCACCGCGCCGCGGTAGCCCTCGCAGTGCGTCAGGCTGCCGACCACACCGTCGGGCCAGCGCGGTTCCCCCTTGGGGCCCTTGAGGATCGGTGCGGGACCGACCCCGAGTTCGTTCAGCGCCAGCCGCGCGCAGTGCCGCACGGTGACGAACTCGTTGCGCCGCTTGGCCACCGAGGTGGCGACCAGCGGCGCCTCCTCCGGCAGCGGGGCCAGCCCGGGCGGGTCGGTGAAAACCTCGGCCGTGTACACCGAGTCGGGCACGATGGCCCCGATACGTTTGGTCATGACCGCCTGCTGCGCAACCGATCCCGGAACTTCTCGGAGGCGGCCCGCATCTCCGGGGTGATCATGAAGTGGCCGCCGAACTCGTTGAGGTAACCGGGCGCGTACTGCGGATCCGGCAGTACCTGGCGCAGCCACCGATAGGGTTTGCGGCGCCGCCACTCGCGCGGGTAACCGACCGACACCTCTTCGAAACGGACCCCGTCGTACCAGGTGGTGCGCGGGATGTGCAGGTGACCGTAGACCGAGCACACCGCGTTGTAGCGGGTGTGCCAGTCGGCGGTGTCGGTGGTTCCGCACCACAGCGAGAACTCCGGGTAGAACATCACGTCGCAGGGGTCGCGCACCAGCGGGAAGTGGTTCACCAGGACCGTCGGGGTCATCCAGTCGAGATCCTCGAGGCGCTTGCGGGTGTGCTTGAGCCGGTCCCGGCACCAGGCGTCCTTGGTGGCGTAGGGCTCGCTGGAGAGCAGATACTCGTCGGTGGCCACGACGCTGCGTTCCTTGGCGATCGCCAGCCCCTCGGCCTTGGTGGTCGCCCCGGCCGGCAGGAAGCTGTAGTCGTAGAGCAGGAACATCGGGACGATGGTGGCCGGGCCGCCCTCGTCGGTCCATACCGGATACGGGTGCTCCGGGGTGAGCACCCCCATCTCGTCGCACATGTTGACCAGGTAGTCGTACCGGGCGCGGCCGAACACCTGCACCGGATCCTTACCCGTGGTCCACAGTTCGTGGTTGCCGGGCACCCAGATCACCTTCGCGAACCGCTTGCGCAGCAGATCCAGCGACCAGCGGATCTCGTCGGTGCGCTCGGCTACGTCGCCGGCGACGATCAGCCAGTCGTCCGGCGAGGAGGGGTAGAGCGACTCGGTGACCGGCTTGTTCCCGGTGTGACCGGTGTGCAGATCGCTGACCGCCCACAGCGTGGGGCGCGATCTGGTCGCAGTCTCGTGTGTCACGACAATCCAGCCTAGTCATCCGTGGAAACCGCGGCGCGGCCCGTAGGGAGGAACTAGAACAGGTTTTTGTTTGTTCCTTGTACACTCCCCGCAGGTCGGTTGCCCAGAAAAGGGGGTGTGATGGTCGCCAAGATGCGGTTGTTCGCAGCGTTGGGGGCGGCGTTCGCCGCGGCCCTGGTCGGCGTGCAGACCACGCTGCCCGCCGGGCCGACGGCCAGCGAGGTGGCGCTGCGCTCCACCGACGCCCCGTTGAACCCCGCACCCCGCAGCCCGGTGATCGACTACACCGACCCGGAGCCGTTCAACCCCTGCACCGACATCCCGCTGGACGTCGTCAACGGGCTGGGCCTGGGGTTCACGCCGCCCGAGCAGGAGAACAGCCTGCGGTGCAAGTACGACGCGGGCCCCTACCAGCTGGCCGTCGAGGCCATCATCTGGCGCACCTACGAGAAGTCGCTGCCGCCGGATGCCGTCGAGCTGGACATCAACGGCCATCGCGCCGCGCAGTTCTGGGTGATGAAGCCCACCGACTGGAACAACCGGTGGTGGATCACCTGCATGATCACCTTCCGCACCAGCTACGGCGTGATCCAGCAGTCGCTGTTCTATTCGCCGATCCATTCCCCGAGCCGGCCGGACTGCATGCAGGAAAACCTGAACCGGGCCCATCAACTGACCCCGCACTACATCTTCTGAATCCTCTGGCCCTGCCCACGCCGTAGCCTGACCGGGTGCCCCCGATCTCCAAAGATGCCCCGGCCGTCGGCCTGCCGGCCGCCCGCCGGCGCGCCCACGGGCTGATCAGCCGACTGGCGAACGTCCCGCCCCGGACCACGACTTATCGGGTGGAACGGCGGCTGCGGGTCCCGATGCGCGACGGCGTCGAGCTGCTCGCCGACCATTACGCACCGGACACCGCGGCACCGTCCGGCACCCTGCTGGTGCGCTGCCCCTACGGCCGCGGATTTCCGTTCTCCACGCTGTACGCCGCCACCTACGCCGCCCGCGGGTATCACGTGGTGCTGCAGAGCGTGCGCGGCACGTTCGGCTCCGGCGGCGAGTTCGAACCGCCGGTCCACGAGGCGGCCGACGGCGCCGACACGGCCGCCTGGTTGCGCGAACAGCCCTGGTACACGGGTTCTTTCGGCACCGTCGGGCTGTCCTACCTGGGGCAGACACAGTGGGCGCTACTGGAGGACCCGCCGAAGGACATGGCCGCAGCGGTGGTGGTGGTCGGCGTGCACAACTTCGCCGCGTCCTCATGGGGCACCGGGGCGTTCGCGGCCAACGACTTCCTGGGCTGGAGCAACATGATCCGCAACCAGGAGGAGCCCAACCGGGTCCGGCTGCTGCTCAACCACCTGCGGGCGGGCCGGAAGGTGGCGCGCGCCATCGGGCAGGCCCCGCTGGCGGCCTCCGGGCGGACGTTGCTCGCCGATGGCGCGCCGTGGTGGGAGAAATGGATCGAACACCCGGACGTCGACGACCCGTTCTGGGACCGGTACAAGTTCTACGGCGGCCTCGACCGCGCCGGCGTGCCGGTGCTGCTGATGGGCGGCTGGCAGGACCTCTTCCTGGAGCAGACCCTCGAGCAGTACCACCGACTGCACGACCGCGGGGTCGAGGTCGCGCTGACGCTCGGGCCGTGGACGCACACGCACATGACCGAGCGCGCGGCCGGGCAGGTGCTCCGCGAGAGTCTGGATTGGCTCGGTCGCCACCTCGGGGACGAACCCGGCGCCGGGCGCGCCCCGGTGCGCTACTTCGTCACCGGCGGAGGCGGCTGGCGCGAGGCCGAGCAGTGGCCGCCGACCGACACCCAGGATCGTGCGCTGTACCTGGGATCGGCCGGGCTGACCGAACAGGCGCCGGAGGCCGCCGGTTCCCGCTCGTTCACCTTCGACCCGCGTCGGCCCACGCCCACGGTCGGCGGGCGCCTGCTCGCCCCGGGCGCGGGGCGACGGCGCGACGATAAGCTCGCCGCGCGCCCGGATGTGCTCAGCTTCACCAGCGCCCCCCTGACCGCCGACCTCCACGTCTACGGCCCGCCGGTCATCGAACTCGACCACACCTCGGACAACCCGCACGTCGACCTGTTCGTCCGGGTCAGCGAGGTGGACCGAAAAGGGCGTTCCCGCAACATCAGCGACGGATACCGGCGGCTGGTGCGCACCGAGCACGACGACCCGGTGGTCCGGATCGAACTCGACGAGATCGCGCATCGCTTCGCGGCCGGAACCCGGCTTCGGGTGCTGGTGGCCGGCGGCTCGTTTCCGCGCTTCGCGCCGAACCTGGGCACCGGCGAGGACCCCGCACACGGCGCGCGGCTGGCCCCGGCCACCCACACCGTGCACCTGCGCGGCGCGTCCCGCCTGCTGCTGCCGGAGGGCCCGGCGCGCCCCTAGCAAACTAGGCCACGGTGGCGCGGACCCGCGCGGCCACCGCGGCGAGTTCCGCCGATGGGTGCGCGGGGGCACCGCGGATCTCACGCACGGGCAGATCGACCCAGCTCTTGCAGCCACCGAAGTCCGGCGAGCGCGGCAGCCGCACCGGGCGCTCGAGCGCGCGTACCTCGACCACCAGCACCGCCAGGCGGTGTTTGGGCCGAAAGTCGAGGCGGTCTGTGCGCACCGACTCCTCGGTCCAGATGTGCAGGTCCGCGATCTCGCCGAGGCGTTCCGGTCGCTGCACCGCGACCACATCGACCACCTTGGCCGCCGCGCGCACGAGCACGGCCTCGTCGGTGCTGTCCGCGGCCGCCGCGGTCACCAGGTCCCGGTGTTCGGGCCGCACCCGCTCGGCGTGGCTGTGCGCAACCGTCGGGAACAGCAGGAACTCCTCGGCGTTGACCTCGAAGCGCTTCTCGTGGATGCCGCCCTTGCGCAGCAGGACCCGCTGGCGGCCGTCGAGCAACGCGTGGACCGCCGCGCTCCACTCCTTGAGCGCGGGCGTCATGAGCCCCGGGCGGCGATCCGCGCCAGCACCTCCGGCCGCCGCAACGGCGGCTGCGTCCTGGGCGGTTGCCGACGCGGCGGCAGCGACGCGAGCAGCCGCGTCGTGGAGGCGCTGACCTCGGCGACGGCGGCCTCGAACGCGGCGGCGTTGGCCTCGGAGGTGCGGGCGATTCCGCTGACCTTGCGGACGTACTGGCGGGCGGCGGCCTCGATCTCGGCCGGCGTGGCCGCCGGCTGCAGCCCGCGCAGTTCGGTGATGTTCCGGCACATGGACTCCAACGTAGGCGCGCGTCCCGCCGGTGGCTACCGTGTTGGCCATGAGTGACTCCGAGGTTCTGCTGATCGACACCACCGACCGGGTACGCACACTGACGCTGAACCGGCCCAAGTCCCGCAACGCGCTGTCGAAGGCGCTGCGCACGGAGCTGTTCGCTGCCCTGGCGGCCGCCCAGACCGACGACGACGTCGACGTCGTGATCCTCACCGGCGCCGACCCGGTCTTCTGCGCGGGCCTGGACCTCAAGGAACTCGGCGACACCACCGAGTTGCCCGACATCTCCCCCAAGTGGCCGGAGATGGACAAGCCGGTGATCGGCGCCATCAACGGCGCCGCCGTCACCGGTGGTCTCGAGATCGCGCTGTATTGCGATGTGCTGATCGCCTCGGAGCAGGCCGCGTTCGCCGACACCCACGCGCGCGTCGGGTTGCTGCCCACGTGGGGGCTGTCGGTGCGGCTGCCCCAGAAGGTCGGGGTGGGGCTGGCGCGCCGGATGAGCCTGACCGGTGACTACCTGTCGGCCGCCGACGCGCTGCGGGCCGGACTGGTCACCGAGGTGGTGCCGCACGACCAGCTGCTCGACGCCGCCCGCGCCGTGGCGGCCTCGATCGTCGGCAACAACCAGAAGGCCGTGCGGGCGCTGCTGGACTCCTACCACCGCATCGACGGCGCGCAGACCAACGGGTCGCTGTGGCTCGAGGCCGAGGCCGCCCGCGCCTGGATGCGCTCGACGTCCGGCGACGACATCGCCGCGAGCCGCTCGTCGGTGATCGACCGGGGCCGCAGCCAGGTCCGCTGACCCCCTCCTCCCTTGGCGACGGTGCGTGTCGCCGGCCGACACGCCGAGGGATTTGCGTGCATTGCGCACGCTCGGGGCTACACCGCCCGCGCGGCCGCCGCGCCCGCGGCGTGCAGCCAGCGCAGCGGCTCGCGCATCGCCGCCTCCGCCGATCCGGCGAGCTCGGTCAGCGACACCGTCGGCACCGCGCACTGCGTGGCGACCTGGCCGGCGACGACCACCGGCGCGGCGCCGGCGGCGGCGGCCGCCGAGAGCACGTGACCGACCAGCTTGCCGCCCAGCGACGTGTCGTCGAAGCGGCCCTCACCGGTGACGACGACGTCCGCGGTGGCCAACCCTTCGGGCAGACCGGTGATCTCGCCGATGCGCCGGGAGCCCGACACCGCGGTCGCGCCCCAGGCCAGCAGCCCGAATCCGACCCCACCGGCCGCTCCCGCGCCGGGCCGCTGCGGGTCGGCGACCAGTCCGGCCTCGGTGAGCGCCCGCGCCCACCGCCGCAGGGCCTCGTCCAGGGCGGCGACGTCCCGGTCGGTCGCGCCCTTCTGCGGACCGAAGACCGCGGCGGCCCCGCGCGGGCCGTACAGCGGCGCCTCGGTGTCGACCAACAGCTCGACACCCCGTGGTGGCAGCGACGAAAGCCCTTCGGCGTCAACGTGGTCCACCTGGGTGAGACCGCGCGCCCCGGCCTCGATCGGGTTCCCACCGGCATCGACGGCCACCAGACCCAACGCCGCCAACACGCCGGCGCCGCCGTCGGTGCTCGCCGATCCGCCCAGGCCCACTTGCACCGAGGTCGCCCCGGCGGCCAGCGCTGCCGCGATCACCTCGCCCAGGCCGCGGCTGCTCGCACCCCACGGATCCAGTTGCGTCATCAACGCGATGCCCGACGATTCGGCCAACTCGACCACGGCGCGCCCGTCGTCGTGCCGCAGCCAGCGCGCGCGAACCGGTCGACCGTCAGGGCCGGACACCTCCGCGTGTTGCCAGCGCCACGGCGCCGACTCGGCGATCGCCTCGAGGGTGCCCTCCCCGCCGTCGGCCTGCGGCAGCAGCACGAGGTCGTCGTCGCCGCGCACCGAGCGCCAGCCCTGCGCCAGCGCGCCCGCAACCTCGGTCGCCGACGCGGAACCCTTGAAGGAGTCGGGCGCAATGACGACCTTCACAACGCGGGCAGCACCAGATCGGCGAATCGGCGCTTCATCGTGTCGATGACGGTCCGCCCGTCGGTGGCCCACACCGCCTCGTTGAAAATCTCGACCTCCACGTCGCCGTCGTAGCCCGCTTCCGCCACCAGCGTGGCGATGGCACCGAAGTCTATGACGCCGTCGCCCATCATGCCGCGCGAGAGCAGCGGGTCCGCGGCCATCGGCACCAGCCAGTCGCACACCTGGAAGGAGCTGATCCGTCCCTGCCGGCCCGCCGTCGCGATGCCGGCAGCCAGGTCCGGATCCCACCACACGTGGAAGGTGTCGATCACCACGCCGACGGTATCCGCAGGGTGCGGCGCAGCCAGCTGCAACGCCTGCCCCAGGGTGGAGATGACGGCACGGTCCGCACAGAACATCGGGTGCAGGGGTTCGAGCGCCAGTCGCACCTCACGCTCGGCGGCGTAGGGCACCAGTTCGGCGATCCGCTCGGCCACCCGAGCGCGGGCGCCCACCAGGTCTCGGTCGGGGACGCCACCGACCACCAGCACCAGTTCCGAGGTGCCCAGGGCCGCCGCCTCGTCGATGGCGCGCCGGTTGTCGTCCAGCGCCGCCGAGCTGTCCCCGGCGCCGGTGAGGAAGCCGCCACGACACAGGCTCGAGACTCGAAGCCCGTTGTCCCGCACGAGTTTTGCCGCGACGTCCAGACCGGCTTCGGCGACCCGGTCCCGCCACAGGCCGACGGCGGGCAGGCCGGCGTCGGCAGCGCCCTGCACCGCCTCGCGCAGGGTCCAGGCATTGGTGGTCTTGGTGTTGAGCGACAACCGGGCAAACGGTCGTCCCGTCGCGGTCATCGACCGACCCCGTTCACAGACAGGAAGCTTCGCATCCGAGCGGCTGCCAGGTCCGGATCGGCGAGCAGACCGGCGCGGTCGGCGAGCACGAACAGCTCGCTGAGGTGGCCCACGGAGCGGCCCGATGCCTGCCCACCCACCATCGCGAAGCCCGGCTGGTGGCCGTTGAGCCAGGAGAGAAAGGCGATACCCGTCTTGTAGTGGCGCGTCGGTGCGGCGAAGATGTGCCGCCCCAAGGCCTCAGTGGATTCCAGGATCTCGCGTGCTCGCCGGTCGTTTCCGGTATCCAGCTCCTGCAGCGCGGTCGAGGCCGCCGGGTAGATCGCGGCGAAGATACCCAGCAGCGCGTCGGAGTGCCCGGCGTCGTCGCCGATGATCAAGGCCGGATAGTTGAAGTCGTCCCCGGTGTAGAGCCGCACCCCGTCGGGCAGCGCCCGACGCAACGCCACCTCGTGTTCGGCGTCCAGTAGCGACACCTTGACTCCGTCGATCTTGCCGGCGTGCTCCTCGATGAGCCCGCGAAATGTCGTGGTGGCGCCGTCGAGGTCGGTGTCGCCCCAGTAGCCGCGCAGCGCGGGGTCGAACATCTCCCCCAGCCAGTGCAGGATCATCGGGCGGTCCGCCTCGGCGAGCAACGCGCCGTACACCCTCAGGTAGTCGGCGGGTGAGCCGGCCACCTCGGCGAGTGCGCGGGACGCCATGAGGACCACCTGCGCACCGGCGCTGCGCACCACGTCGATCTGGGCCCGGTAGGCGTCGGTGATCTGCGCGAGTCCCCGCGCGCCGCCCGCGAGATCGGCCACCGTCAGGTGATCGGTCCCCGCCCCACAGGCCAGCCGGCCGCCGACGGCGTCCGCTTCGCGCGCACTGCGCCGGATCAACTCCTGGGTGGCGGCCCAATCCAGCCCCATCCCCCGTTGCGCGGTGTCCATCGCGTCGGCGACACCGAGGCCATAGGACCACAGCTGGTGCCGGTA
This DNA window, taken from Mycolicibacterium sp. MU0050, encodes the following:
- a CDS encoding DUF1802 family protein, which codes for MTPALKEWSAAVHALLDGRQRVLLRKGGIHEKRFEVNAEEFLLFPTVAHSHAERVRPEHRDLVTAAAADSTDEAVLVRAAAKVVDVVAVQRPERLGEIADLHIWTEESVRTDRLDFRPKHRLAVLVVEVRALERPVRLPRSPDFGGCKSWVDLPVREIRGAPAHPSAELAAVAARVRATVA
- a CDS encoding CocE/NonD family hydrolase, with amino-acid sequence MPAARRRAHGLISRLANVPPRTTTYRVERRLRVPMRDGVELLADHYAPDTAAPSGTLLVRCPYGRGFPFSTLYAATYAARGYHVVLQSVRGTFGSGGEFEPPVHEAADGADTAAWLREQPWYTGSFGTVGLSYLGQTQWALLEDPPKDMAAAVVVVGVHNFAASSWGTGAFAANDFLGWSNMIRNQEEPNRVRLLLNHLRAGRKVARAIGQAPLAASGRTLLADGAPWWEKWIEHPDVDDPFWDRYKFYGGLDRAGVPVLLMGGWQDLFLEQTLEQYHRLHDRGVEVALTLGPWTHTHMTERAAGQVLRESLDWLGRHLGDEPGAGRAPVRYFVTGGGGWREAEQWPPTDTQDRALYLGSAGLTEQAPEAAGSRSFTFDPRRPTPTVGGRLLAPGAGRRRDDKLAARPDVLSFTSAPLTADLHVYGPPVIELDHTSDNPHVDLFVRVSEVDRKGRSRNISDGYRRLVRTEHDDPVVRIELDEIAHRFAAGTRLRVLVAGGSFPRFAPNLGTGEDPAHGARLAPATHTVHLRGASRLLLPEGPARP
- a CDS encoding glycerate kinase; protein product: MKVVIAPDSFKGSASATEVAGALAQGWRSVRGDDDLVLLPQADGGEGTLEAIAESAPWRWQHAEVSGPDGRPVRARWLRHDDGRAVVELAESSGIALMTQLDPWGASSRGLGEVIAAALAAGATSVQVGLGGSASTDGGAGVLAALGLVAVDAGGNPIEAGARGLTQVDHVDAEGLSSLPPRGVELLVDTEAPLYGPRGAAAVFGPQKGATDRDVAALDEALRRWARALTEAGLVADPQRPGAGAAGGVGFGLLAWGATAVSGSRRIGEITGLPEGLATADVVVTGEGRFDDTSLGGKLVGHVLSAAAAAGAAPVVVAGQVATQCAVPTVSLTELAGSAEAAMREPLRWLHAAGAAAARAV
- a CDS encoding 4'-phosphopantetheinyl transferase translates to MTKRIGAIVPDSVYTAEVFTDPPGLAPLPEEAPLVATSVAKRRNEFVTVRHCARLALNELGVGPAPILKGPKGEPRWPDGVVGSLTHCEGYRGAVVGSSTTVRSVGIDAEPHDVLPDGVLGAISLDVERTEISALPAGLHWDRILFCAKEATYKAWFPLTERWLGFEDAHISFEVDDSGASGRFTSRILIDPVAKSGPPLATLRGRWSVTDGLALTAIVL
- a CDS encoding metallophosphoesterase family protein; protein product: MTHETATRSRPTLWAVSDLHTGHTGNKPVTESLYPSSPDDWLIVAGDVAERTDEIRWSLDLLRKRFAKVIWVPGNHELWTTGKDPVQVFGRARYDYLVNMCDEMGVLTPEHPYPVWTDEGGPATIVPMFLLYDYSFLPAGATTKAEGLAIAKERSVVATDEYLLSSEPYATKDAWCRDRLKHTRKRLEDLDWMTPTVLVNHFPLVRDPCDVMFYPEFSLWCGTTDTADWHTRYNAVCSVYGHLHIPRTTWYDGVRFEEVSVGYPREWRRRKPYRWLRQVLPDPQYAPGYLNEFGGHFMITPEMRAASEKFRDRLRSRRS
- a CDS encoding sugar phosphate isomerase/epimerase family protein; this encodes MTATGRPFARLSLNTKTTNAWTLREAVQGAADAGLPAVGLWRDRVAEAGLDVAAKLVRDNGLRVSSLCRGGFLTGAGDSSAALDDNRRAIDEAAALGTSELVLVVGGVPDRDLVGARARVAERIAELVPYAAEREVRLALEPLHPMFCADRAVISTLGQALQLAAPHPADTVGVVIDTFHVWWDPDLAAGIATAGRQGRISSFQVCDWLVPMAADPLLSRGMMGDGVIDFGAIATLVAEAGYDGDVEVEIFNEAVWATDGRTVIDTMKRRFADLVLPAL
- a CDS encoding DUF3558 domain-containing protein, with the protein product MVAKMRLFAALGAAFAAALVGVQTTLPAGPTASEVALRSTDAPLNPAPRSPVIDYTDPEPFNPCTDIPLDVVNGLGLGFTPPEQENSLRCKYDAGPYQLAVEAIIWRTYEKSLPPDAVELDINGHRAAQFWVMKPTDWNNRWWITCMITFRTSYGVIQQSLFYSPIHSPSRPDCMQENLNRAHQLTPHYIF
- a CDS encoding dihydrodipicolinate synthase family protein, whose protein sequence is MTAATETAAGVSLTLPIDGELRDYQLGRPGPWRRPEAPITSRIAYAAAHVIPKVLADNTPDSAAELDWDATLAYRHQLWSYGLGVADAMDTAQRGMGLDWAATQELIRRSAREADAVGGRLACGAGTDHLTVADLAGGARGLAQITDAYRAQIDVVRSAGAQVVLMASRALAEVAGSPADYLRVYGALLAEADRPMILHWLGEMFDPALRGYWGDTDLDGATTTFRGLIEEHAGKIDGVKVSLLDAEHEVALRRALPDGVRLYTGDDFNYPALIIGDDAGHSDALLGIFAAIYPAASTALQELDTGNDRRAREILESTEALGRHIFAAPTRHYKTGIAFLSWLNGHQPGFAMVGGQASGRSVGHLSELFVLADRAGLLADPDLAAARMRSFLSVNGVGR
- a CDS encoding DUF2277 domain-containing protein — protein: MCRNITELRGLQPAATPAEIEAAARQYVRKVSGIARTSEANAAAFEAAVAEVSASTTRLLASLPPRRQPPRTQPPLRRPEVLARIAARGS
- a CDS encoding enoyl-CoA hydratase, translated to MSDSEVLLIDTTDRVRTLTLNRPKSRNALSKALRTELFAALAAAQTDDDVDVVILTGADPVFCAGLDLKELGDTTELPDISPKWPEMDKPVIGAINGAAVTGGLEIALYCDVLIASEQAAFADTHARVGLLPTWGLSVRLPQKVGVGLARRMSLTGDYLSAADALRAGLVTEVVPHDQLLDAARAVAASIVGNNQKAVRALLDSYHRIDGAQTNGSLWLEAEAARAWMRSTSGDDIAASRSSVIDRGRSQVR